From the Dama dama isolate Ldn47 chromosome 24, ASM3311817v1, whole genome shotgun sequence genome, one window contains:
- the LOC133046196 gene encoding olfactory receptor 4A47-like → MGPRSNVTYFVLLGLTQNPKEQKILFVMFLLFYILTVVGNLLIIVTITVSKTLNSPLYFFLASLSFMDAAYSSSITPRLISDLLFGVNIITFESCMTQMFIDHFFGGSEVFLLLVMAYDRYVAICKPLHYLVIMRQRVCVVLLVVSWVGGFLHSIIQLSTVYGLPFCGPNVIDHFTCDMYPLLELVCTDTYVIGLLVLANGGLICFVIFLLLLISYGVILHSLKNLSQEGRQKALQTCGSHITVVVCFFVPCIFTYLRPATTFPIDKSLSVFYTVITPMLNPLIYSLRNSEMTNAMKKLWRKKADQIKLVHYP, encoded by the coding sequence ATGGGACCAAGAAGTAATGTAACTTACTTTGTCCTCCTGGGCCTCACACAGAATCCAAAGGAGCAGAAAATCCTTTTTGTTATGTTCTTGCTTTTCTACATTTTGACAGTGGTGGGCAACCTGCTCATTATTGTGACAATAACTGTCAGTAAGACCCTGAACTCACCgctgtatttttttcttgccaGCTTATCATTTATGGATGCTGCTTATTCCTCTTCTATAACCCCCAGACTGATTTCAGACTTGCTCTTTGGGGTAAATATCATAACTTTTGAATCTTGTATGACTCAGATGTTTATAGATCATTTTTTTGGTGGATCCGAGGTCTTCCTTCTGctggtgatggcctatgaccgctatgtggccatctgtaagcccttGCATTATTTGGTGATCATGAGGCAGAGGGTGTGTGTTGTGCTACTGGTGGTGTCCTGGGTTGGAGGCTTTTTGCACTCAATAATTCAACTTAGCACTGTTTATGGGCTCCCGTTCTGTGGCCCCAATGTCATTGATCACTTTACATGTGACATGTACCCCTTATTGGAACTCGTGTGTACTGACACCTATGTCATTGGCCTCTTAGTGCTGGCCAAtggaggactgatctgctttGTCATCTTTCTGCTCTTACTCATCTCCTATGGCGTCATCCTGCACTCTCTGaagaacctgagtcaggaagggaggCAGAAAGCCCTCCAGACCTGTGGTTCCCACATCACTGTGGTTGTCTGCTTCTTTGTTCCctgtattttcacatatttaagaCCAGCTACAACCTTCCCAATTGACAAATCATTGAGTGTGTTTTATACAGTCATAACCCCCATGCTGAACCCATTAATCTACAGTCTAAGAAATTCTGAGATGACTAATGCTATGAAGaaactctggagaaaaaaagcagaTCAAATCAAATTAGTTCATTACCCATAA